A genomic stretch from Anaerohalosphaeraceae bacterium includes:
- a CDS encoding FecR domain-containing protein, with protein MSSLPNEFYDWVLAELYGLATDEQTSQLSALLETSPQARREYIDFLCVYAHLHRRKGASLFLEGTPDDSLLNENTWQLLAEEEKKAEAVCVERSPEEPVRAAEAPTVSVRTPVSKFSVYSLLASAAALIFLIAYAYLSPLRTNGVTVGRLQRTVNAVWRDASGRHLSDGSELYPGPMHLVKGLAEIVLEGGATVLVEGPSAFTLETPVQMYLQEERIVASMKGAGKQAFVVRSPTASLVDYGTEFGVYVQQNGQTETYVYEGSVQIRDSSDPVKFAKSMLLKAGQGAAADEQGRLAAKAVNPYHFVRPSEAEVFEQASKIGGYYRWRSWVYRLHREDPSLAAHYFFERDSNNPERLINAAGGGAEREGVFGDVSRNKPAWVSGRWPQKEAVRFERGKNQVILIGPQAGLSFGSPLTISTWVYFPDNQHWGGHLISCREKHRVNYQFSLFDDRYVYNYQKTRFEFRQYDGAGKAGFYSQPFVPQSGVWYHFAAVYDGKELQIYVNGDLFQTAPYEGLKETEPAEIILGAMKIDGYVLPEGDFDGVVDELMIFRRCLTSGEIRELYENGKP; from the coding sequence ATGAGTTCTTTGCCGAATGAATTCTATGACTGGGTTTTGGCGGAGCTCTACGGGCTGGCAACCGACGAGCAGACCTCTCAATTGTCGGCTCTTCTGGAAACGAGTCCCCAAGCCCGTCGGGAATACATCGATTTTCTTTGTGTGTATGCGCATCTCCATCGGCGAAAAGGGGCTTCTTTGTTCCTCGAAGGGACGCCGGATGATTCTCTTCTGAATGAAAACACTTGGCAGCTTCTGGCGGAAGAGGAAAAAAAGGCAGAGGCGGTATGTGTGGAGCGCTCTCCGGAAGAGCCGGTTCGCGCGGCGGAGGCTCCGACGGTTTCTGTACGGACTCCTGTGAGCAAGTTTTCCGTCTATTCGCTTCTTGCATCTGCAGCGGCTTTGATTTTTCTGATTGCTTACGCATATCTTTCTCCGCTTCGAACCAATGGAGTAACGGTCGGACGTCTGCAGCGGACAGTCAATGCCGTATGGCGGGATGCAAGCGGCCGTCATCTGTCCGACGGCAGTGAACTCTATCCGGGGCCAATGCATCTGGTTAAAGGATTGGCGGAAATTGTTTTGGAAGGGGGGGCAACGGTTCTTGTGGAAGGACCGTCTGCCTTTACACTCGAGACCCCGGTCCAGATGTACCTTCAGGAAGAACGCATTGTCGCATCGATGAAGGGGGCGGGAAAACAGGCCTTTGTGGTGCGTTCTCCGACAGCCAGTTTGGTGGACTATGGAACAGAGTTCGGCGTCTACGTCCAGCAGAATGGACAGACGGAAACTTATGTCTATGAAGGGTCTGTCCAAATCCGCGATTCTTCGGACCCGGTGAAGTTTGCTAAAAGTATGCTGCTGAAGGCCGGTCAGGGAGCGGCGGCGGATGAACAGGGACGGCTGGCGGCAAAAGCCGTGAATCCCTATCATTTTGTTCGTCCTTCGGAGGCGGAGGTCTTCGAGCAGGCATCCAAAATCGGCGGCTATTACCGGTGGCGTTCGTGGGTGTACCGGCTGCATCGGGAAGACCCCTCTCTGGCGGCGCATTACTTTTTTGAACGGGATTCGAACAATCCGGAGCGGCTTATCAATGCAGCCGGCGGCGGAGCCGAGCGGGAGGGGGTATTTGGAGATGTCAGTCGAAATAAACCCGCTTGGGTCAGCGGACGCTGGCCGCAAAAAGAGGCAGTGCGGTTTGAACGGGGGAAAAATCAGGTTATTTTGATTGGACCTCAAGCGGGTCTTTCGTTTGGGTCGCCGCTGACGATTTCGACATGGGTCTATTTCCCGGACAATCAGCATTGGGGCGGGCACTTGATTTCCTGCCGAGAAAAACATCGGGTGAATTATCAGTTTTCCCTGTTTGATGACCGGTATGTTTACAATTATCAAAAGACTCGGTTTGAGTTTCGTCAGTATGACGGGGCGGGGAAAGCAGGTTTTTACAGCCAGCCGTTCGTGCCGCAAAGCGGAGTTTGGTATCATTTTGCGGCGGTGTATGACGGAAAAGAACTTCAGATTTATGTGAATGGAGATTTGTTCCAGACGGCTCCCTATGAAGGGCTGAAGGAGACAGAGCCGGCGGAGATTATTTTGGGGGCGATGAAGATTGACGGGTATGTTCTGCCGGAGGGAGATTTTGACGGGGTCGTGGATGAACTGATGATTTTCCGCCGGTGTTTGACGAGCGGGGAAATTCGGGAATTGTATGAGAACGGTAAACCGTAA
- a CDS encoding PEP-CTERM sorting domain-containing protein encodes MMKKICVLVLAFLAVPAFSDVITLTAPDTLGQSSFNSGLHWSDGQPPNAANDYVVSIAQLRTPADGGSYVFGGNSLTINTGGILMYKGTGTAGSITVNNLIGNGGSVIDHRNGVGDVCNLYGNISIIADSVMYAKQGPINVYAAISGSAKITNTGSDGAGRTLTFYSSANTFTGSIVNNGRFVLADDAVLRFVIGASGVNNSISGTGPQNDFYGDFIFDLSGAGTNVGDSWTIVSTSAKTFGSTFNVVGFTDVDGLIWKKHANGVFYQFDESTGVLSVIPEPASMMLLGLGGLLSVFRKR; translated from the coding sequence ATGATGAAAAAGATATGTGTTTTGGTCTTGGCTTTTTTGGCAGTTCCGGCGTTCTCAGACGTGATTACGCTGACAGCCCCGGATACTCTGGGGCAGTCTTCCTTTAACAGCGGGCTGCATTGGAGCGACGGCCAGCCGCCGAATGCGGCCAATGATTATGTAGTGAGCATTGCTCAGCTGCGGACTCCCGCGGATGGAGGCAGCTATGTTTTCGGCGGCAATTCGCTGACCATTAACACCGGCGGGATTCTGATGTACAAAGGAACCGGTACGGCCGGCAGCATCACGGTGAATAATCTCATCGGCAATGGGGGCAGCGTAATTGACCATCGCAATGGTGTGGGAGATGTCTGCAACTTGTATGGAAACATCTCTATTATTGCGGATTCGGTGATGTATGCCAAGCAGGGGCCGATTAATGTCTATGCAGCCATCAGCGGCAGTGCCAAAATTACGAACACCGGGTCGGATGGAGCCGGCAGGACCCTGACGTTTTATTCGTCGGCCAATACGTTTACAGGAAGCATCGTTAACAACGGACGGTTTGTGCTGGCGGATGATGCTGTGCTGCGGTTTGTGATTGGCGCAAGCGGCGTCAATAACAGCATTTCAGGGACCGGTCCCCAAAATGATTTCTATGGGGATTTTATCTTCGATTTGAGCGGAGCGGGAACGAATGTAGGAGACAGCTGGACAATCGTCAGCACGTCTGCGAAGACCTTTGGTTCTACCTTTAACGTAGTCGGGTTTACGGATGTGGATGGACTGATCTGGAAAAAGCATGCCAACGGCGTCTTTTATCAGTTTGATGAGTCCACCGGTGTGCTGAGCGTGATTCCGGAGCCGGCTTCGATGATGCTGCTGGGACTGGGCGGACTGCTGTCTGTGTTTCGGAAACGGTAA
- a CDS encoding sigma-70 family RNA polymerase sigma factor: MQEEKEQNQEQFLRLLMLNDKRIYAYILSFVPNAADADDIMQEASAVMWRKFSSFTPGMDFVAWALTIARYQILSYFKKKKSRKLCLSEALAESLEQEVVRALPEMDLRIGAMKKCIDKLTQMDRYILKLRYEKDLTLENIGAHISKSTRATYYALVRIHRFLLQCIKQTLAEEAAR, from the coding sequence ATGCAGGAAGAAAAGGAACAAAATCAGGAGCAGTTTTTGCGTCTGCTGATGCTGAATGATAAGCGAATTTACGCTTACATCTTATCCTTTGTCCCGAATGCAGCGGATGCGGATGATATTATGCAGGAAGCGTCAGCGGTGATGTGGCGGAAATTCTCCTCTTTTACCCCCGGGATGGATTTTGTGGCGTGGGCTTTAACGATTGCCCGGTACCAGATTCTTTCCTATTTCAAGAAAAAAAAGAGCAGGAAACTCTGTTTAAGTGAGGCCCTTGCCGAATCGCTCGAACAGGAGGTTGTCCGGGCACTGCCGGAGATGGACCTGCGGATTGGTGCAATGAAAAAATGCATTGATAAACTTACCCAAATGGATCGGTATATTCTCAAGCTCCGGTATGAGAAGGACTTAACACTGGAAAATATCGGGGCGCATATTTCCAAGTCCACGCGGGCGACTTATTACGCTTTGGTTCGAATTCATCGGTTTCTGCTTCAGTGCATCAAACAAACTCTTGCCGAGGAGGCGGCTCGATGA
- a CDS encoding prepilin-type N-terminal cleavage/methylation domain-containing protein, whose product MKKVFKSGRRGGFTLIELLVVIAIIGLLLSIIIPAIGKAKDISKRIVCSSNIKQIGVALRTYSQSYNDRLIPMYHLGGNYAGNQYDPSASGTSGGVTNVKPQPYNAVITHQGSLLLSNSRPRPFHLAVLYDLDYFTEPKAFYCPAQPRITDYPYPYYYEAYTERGSWGTYVPTYGGHAFVRTSYNYWIYDKKFFSQLGIRPVVVDNLQEWEVIPHRQNRSLSSAPQGVSALFGDGHVSFCMDRNIFSAETWNNRNRAGDGYSNGPGDDVQTFEKILRAIQGDQ is encoded by the coding sequence ATGAAGAAGGTGTTCAAGTCCGGCCGTCGCGGGGGGTTTACGCTGATTGAACTGCTGGTTGTGATTGCAATCATCGGGCTGCTGCTGTCGATCATTATTCCGGCGATTGGGAAGGCCAAAGACATCTCCAAGCGGATTGTCTGCAGCAGCAATATTAAGCAGATCGGTGTAGCCCTGCGGACCTACAGCCAAAGTTATAATGACAGGCTGATTCCAATGTATCACTTGGGCGGAAACTATGCAGGGAATCAATATGACCCTTCGGCGTCCGGCACAAGCGGCGGTGTGACTAATGTAAAGCCGCAGCCGTATAATGCGGTCATTACCCATCAGGGCAGTCTGCTGCTGAGCAACAGCCGGCCTCGCCCGTTTCATTTGGCGGTCTTATATGATTTGGATTATTTTACCGAGCCGAAGGCCTTTTATTGTCCGGCTCAGCCGCGGATCACGGATTATCCGTATCCCTATTATTATGAAGCGTACACCGAGCGGGGCTCCTGGGGGACCTATGTGCCGACCTACGGCGGACATGCTTTTGTGAGGACATCCTATAATTACTGGATTTACGATAAGAAGTTTTTCAGTCAGTTGGGCATTCGGCCGGTGGTAGTGGACAACCTGCAGGAATGGGAGGTGATTCCGCATCGGCAGAATCGCAGCCTCAGTTCCGCTCCGCAGGGCGTTTCCGCCCTGTTTGGCGACGGACACGTCAGTTTCTGTATGGACCGGAATATTTTCAGTGCAGAGACGTGGAACAACCGAAATCGTGCCGGGGATGGATATTCCAACGGTCCGGGAGATGATGTGCAGACATTTGAGAAGATTTTGCGGGCGATTCAGGGAGACCAATAA